One genomic segment of Rivularia sp. PCC 7116 includes these proteins:
- a CDS encoding ATP-binding protein: MKNSKSLDLKATDIKQEEKPLQQFLQLISDLWCMVTEDGCYQQLNGDRWKSLLGWNESELISKPMLTIVHPEDREAISQALSELIKNQVIELKARYLHHDGSFRWISWRINKNEDEIICGIGKEITLDELQSLVNHQDTGEIIKCNGEKIDFIKEKIQNIQQELQLLQGEYQQKSISCLGSNSNNNLVYYTFNKQPNDSFNCEKFYKSLLKKDYEPKTLEKIISNINQGILLLDSKYHIILANHNAKNYLKIIAQVGSNNRLNEIAGNSIEDLIHSTEENKIHKLILQYCPDSILEIVVQLIEPKQEHNQWLVTIHNISVVGQLDLDVRKALEKEKEINLLKSNVVNTVSHEYRTPLTNIILGVQLLKKYHGNLDSKRQMRCLQHIETSGKYMMHLVDNMLLVNKAKSGKLEVHRSSLDLISFIEQLVEEYKLVLDTDCTINFIHECSCLEANLDSNILRQILTNLLSNAIKYSPNGGEVNLNLAYSDGVVLFQVSDKGIGIHKQDNQKLFESFQRGSNAGTIRGTGLGLAIVKKCVELHGGEIWFDSVVGKGTNFYVKLPC; this comes from the coding sequence ATGAAAAACTCAAAATCTTTAGATCTAAAAGCTACGGATATAAAGCAAGAAGAAAAGCCATTACAACAATTTTTGCAATTGATTTCTGATTTGTGGTGCATGGTTACAGAAGATGGTTGCTATCAACAGTTGAATGGCGATCGCTGGAAAAGTTTGTTGGGGTGGAATGAATCCGAGTTGATATCGAAACCGATGCTAACAATTGTTCACCCAGAAGATAGAGAAGCAATTTCCCAGGCTTTGTCTGAATTGATTAAAAATCAAGTTATAGAGTTGAAAGCGCGCTATCTTCACCATGATGGAAGCTTTCGCTGGATTTCTTGGAGAATTAATAAAAATGAAGATGAAATTATTTGCGGTATAGGTAAAGAAATAACCCTTGATGAATTGCAAAGTTTAGTAAATCATCAAGATACGGGTGAAATTATCAAATGTAATGGTGAAAAAATTGATTTTATCAAAGAAAAAATACAGAATATTCAGCAAGAACTTCAGTTATTGCAAGGCGAATATCAACAAAAATCAATAAGCTGCCTGGGTTCAAATAGTAATAATAATTTGGTATATTATACATTTAATAAGCAACCTAATGACAGTTTTAATTGTGAAAAGTTTTATAAGTCTCTTTTAAAAAAAGATTACGAACCGAAGACTTTAGAAAAAATAATTAGTAATATAAACCAAGGAATATTATTGCTTGATAGTAAATACCATATTATTTTAGCTAATCACAATGCTAAAAATTATTTAAAGATAATTGCACAAGTAGGTAGTAATAATAGATTAAATGAAATTGCTGGAAACAGTATAGAAGATTTGATTCATAGCACTGAAGAAAATAAAATTCACAAGCTTATTCTTCAGTATTGTCCCGATAGCATTTTAGAAATAGTCGTTCAATTAATTGAACCTAAACAAGAGCATAATCAATGGTTGGTGACAATTCATAATATTAGCGTTGTCGGGCAACTTGATTTAGATGTTCGTAAAGCATTAGAAAAAGAGAAAGAAATTAATCTTCTAAAATCAAACGTTGTAAATACAGTATCTCACGAATATAGAACGCCTTTAACAAATATTATTTTGGGTGTGCAATTACTCAAAAAATATCATGGCAACCTAGATAGTAAGCGTCAAATGCGCTGCTTGCAACATATTGAAACTTCTGGCAAATACATGATGCATTTAGTAGATAATATGTTGCTCGTCAATAAAGCTAAATCAGGAAAGCTGGAAGTGCATCGTAGTTCGTTAGATTTGATATCATTTATAGAGCAATTAGTAGAAGAGTATAAATTGGTTCTAGATACCGATTGTACTATTAATTTTATCCACGAATGCTCTTGTTTAGAAGCGAATTTAGACTCAAATATACTACGTCAAATTCTGACAAACTTACTCTCTAATGCAATTAAATATTCTCCAAACGGTGGAGAAGTCAATTTAAATTTAGCCTACAGCGATGGTGTTGTTTTATTCCAGGTATCAGATAAAGGAATTGGCATTCACAAACAAGACAATCAAAAGCTATTTGAAAGTTTTCAGCGAGGTAGTAATGCAGGCACAATTAGGGGAACTGGTTTAGGATTAGCGATTGTCAAAAAATGCGTAGAGCTACATGGCGGGGAAATCTGGTTTGATTCAGTTGTCGGCAAAGGTACAAATTTTTATGTCAAACTGCCTTGTTAA
- a CDS encoding DUF1565 domain-containing protein → MKYKGFPISFGNNFSTKFKLPFSIATLLVVTSSSMLLQTQESKANINKYSSARIQLAQTPVASSIIYVNPQTGTDAFGAGTTEAAAFKTINFALKQAQPGTVVQLAPGTYSKETGEKFPLRVKEGITLRGDEAGKGQATLITGSGRYTSRTFAGQNITILAGKNSVVSGVTVTNPASRGTGVWVESTNPKIINSTFTNNKREGVFVTGTGNPMIAGNIFIQNSGNGVSVAKSAKGEIRGNLFQDTGFGLAIGGKSTPLIVENQILQNVDGLFISNSAQPILRKNVIQNNTRDGIVAISQAQPNLGTSEEAGGNLIRSNERYDVHNATKSQLLAIGNDIDESKIQGQVEFVAATVEPLPGGATAFSDVAPNYWAKSYIEVLASKGVIAGFPDGTFKPNEPVTRAQFAAIISKAFAPQAQKQATNFRDVSTNFWAYNAIQTATKSPFLAGYPNNTFRPQLEIPRVQVLVSLANGLGLTTNNPNILSVYSDAGQIPNWAQPSVAAATARQLVVNYPTAAQLNPTREATRAEVAAFVYQALVNAGQAEAIPSPYIVRVSQ, encoded by the coding sequence ATGAAATATAAGGGCTTTCCCATTTCTTTTGGAAATAATTTCTCTACTAAATTTAAATTACCTTTCTCGATTGCGACTTTACTGGTAGTTACTAGCAGTTCGATGTTGCTACAAACCCAAGAGTCAAAAGCGAACATTAACAAGTACAGTAGCGCTCGAATTCAATTAGCACAAACTCCCGTTGCTAGCAGCATAATTTACGTAAATCCTCAAACTGGTACAGATGCTTTTGGTGCTGGTACCACTGAAGCTGCTGCATTTAAAACCATCAACTTCGCTCTCAAACAAGCCCAACCAGGCACTGTTGTTCAGCTTGCACCCGGTACCTACAGCAAAGAAACGGGAGAAAAATTTCCACTTAGAGTTAAAGAAGGAATAACTTTACGTGGGGATGAAGCTGGAAAAGGACAAGCAACATTAATTACAGGTAGCGGTAGATACACAAGCCGTACATTTGCAGGTCAAAATATTACTATTCTTGCTGGCAAAAACTCTGTAGTCTCTGGTGTTACGGTGACGAATCCAGCTTCTCGCGGTACGGGAGTATGGGTAGAATCAACAAATCCCAAGATTATAAATAGTACTTTTACGAACAACAAACGAGAAGGGGTTTTTGTTACTGGTACTGGTAATCCCATGATTGCCGGTAATATCTTTATTCAAAATTCCGGTAATGGCGTTTCTGTCGCTAAATCTGCTAAGGGAGAGATTCGCGGTAACTTATTTCAAGATACTGGATTTGGTTTAGCTATTGGTGGGAAATCCACACCTTTAATAGTTGAAAACCAAATTTTGCAAAATGTAGACGGGCTTTTTATCTCTAATTCAGCACAGCCTATATTGCGTAAAAACGTTATTCAAAACAATACCCGTGATGGTATAGTTGCAATTTCTCAGGCTCAACCAAATTTAGGTACCTCTGAAGAAGCGGGTGGTAATTTAATTCGTAGCAACGAACGCTACGACGTACATAATGCTACTAAATCTCAACTTCTAGCAATTGGTAACGATATCGACGAAAGTAAAATTCAAGGACAAGTTGAATTTGTTGCGGCAACAGTCGAACCTTTACCAGGGGGTGCAACTGCTTTTAGTGATGTCGCACCAAATTATTGGGCAAAAAGCTATATCGAAGTTTTAGCTTCTAAAGGTGTAATTGCTGGCTTCCCTGATGGAACTTTTAAGCCTAACGAACCAGTTACCCGCGCTCAATTCGCTGCTATCATCAGCAAAGCTTTTGCTCCTCAAGCTCAAAAGCAAGCAACTAATTTCCGCGATGTCAGCACAAATTTTTGGGCTTACAATGCCATTCAAACAGCAACCAAAAGTCCTTTCCTAGCTGGATATCCTAATAATACTTTCAGACCACAATTAGAAATTCCTAGAGTACAGGTTTTAGTTTCTTTGGCTAACGGTTTGGGCTTAACTACAAATAATCCCAATATTCTTTCAGTTTACAGCGATGCTGGGCAAATTCCTAATTGGGCACAACCATCGGTTGCAGCAGCCACTGCCAGACAACTTGTAGTTAACTATCCTACTGCTGCACAATTAAATCCTACACGTGAAGCAACTAGAGCAGAGGTTGCTGCTTTTGTTTATCAAGCCTTGGTTAATGCAGGGCAAGCTGAAGCAATTCCTTCGCCTTACATAGTAAGAGTTTCGCAGTAA
- a CDS encoding sensor histidine kinase — translation MSKDLGKILLAKNDIIIDNWIAAIRKHEDIESSKNLTYKSVRDNLPIVVRGLATLLSQPLNNRTQIIEEKGIAHGILRAEQGYDINEFLLEYGLFRKIIFAVLKPDLLSCSSDEILQTVETIDSVIDQVISLSLESYIEVRLQELQDLQSQLILNNQELTRLVAMQKESLSHLAHEFKSPLNSIMGFSSLLLKQQRGISSGQDKSLNLQFLEKVIGNSRQLLRLINNTLEMSRIEAGKVPLSLEWINVRSQIQTVVEALEPAARQKNLQVILKCDRAPKQVLSDPLRLQQIITNLVSNAIRYTTEGSITITCEVKNDDQWSIRVADTGVGISPEAQAQIFESYFRVASDGGYSPDSTGLGLAIVEKLVKLLNGNIELISELEKGSSFTVIFPKKITLSS, via the coding sequence GTGAGTAAAGACCTTGGAAAAATATTACTGGCTAAGAACGATATTATAATTGACAACTGGATTGCTGCGATTCGCAAACACGAAGACATAGAAAGCTCAAAAAACCTAACTTATAAATCGGTACGCGATAATCTCCCTATTGTTGTAAGAGGTCTTGCGACTCTACTTTCTCAACCTTTAAATAATCGAACGCAGATTATAGAAGAAAAAGGTATAGCACACGGGATTCTCAGAGCCGAGCAAGGTTATGATATTAATGAATTCTTGCTAGAATACGGTTTATTCCGGAAGATAATTTTTGCTGTTCTCAAACCAGATTTGCTTTCATGCTCTAGTGATGAAATTTTGCAAACGGTTGAGACAATTGACTCAGTAATAGACCAAGTTATTTCTTTATCTTTAGAAAGTTATATTGAAGTACGGTTACAGGAATTACAGGATTTACAGTCACAACTAATACTAAACAATCAAGAATTAACCCGCTTAGTAGCAATGCAAAAGGAGAGTCTGTCTCATCTTGCCCACGAATTCAAATCTCCTTTAAACTCCATAATGGGTTTTTCATCATTGCTATTAAAACAGCAGCGAGGAATTTCGAGCGGACAAGATAAATCTTTGAATTTACAGTTTCTCGAAAAGGTGATTGGAAATAGTCGGCAGCTATTACGTTTAATTAACAACACCTTAGAAATGTCTCGCATTGAAGCAGGAAAAGTACCTCTTAGTCTGGAATGGATTAACGTGCGATCGCAAATCCAAACGGTTGTAGAAGCCTTAGAACCTGCTGCTCGTCAAAAAAATTTGCAAGTGATATTGAAATGCGATCGCGCTCCCAAACAAGTGTTGAGTGACCCCTTAAGATTACAGCAAATTATTACTAATCTGGTAAGCAATGCTATCCGTTACACTACAGAAGGAAGCATTACAATTACTTGCGAAGTTAAGAATGATGACCAATGGTCAATTAGAGTTGCCGATACAGGGGTTGGTATAAGCCCGGAAGCTCAAGCTCAAATTTTTGAATCTTACTTTAGAGTTGCCTCAGATGGTGGTTATTCTCCTGATAGCACTGGTTTAGGATTAGCGATTGTTGAAAAGCTAGTCAAATTACTTAATGGAAATATAGAATTAATTTCTGAATTAGAAAAAGGTTCTAGTTTTACAGTTATTTTTCCTAAAAAAATCACACTTTCCTCTTAA
- a CDS encoding pentapeptide repeat-containing protein has translation MMAQEYRRAKLRGKSFKGQDLTGVDFSNSDIRGTDFTNAILRDANFSHTKSGLQRRWAIILIFLSLLLCAVSGLMSAIGGSLVGFILVDSARSNVYVGASCLIILLIYFLLSIGKGVLSACVFLAVTIALAIVAAVSWAGFVAVFWSGLATTSEATQIAPIVAVVTMGTVAVIVTAVGAVCVTISAAITGAIAGVFAVMIAVMIAGVVAGAVSVYAMMVNPVAGVVAGIVSLVLVILSAFIGITAISEDKKQNFVRKIAISLTTRYGTSFRNADLTDADFTQAKLKSANFTKAKIKRTNWFEIKEVHLAAVNTTYLENAQMRELVVNKNLQNKIFDGWNLRGINLQGANLKDASFVGANLNQTNLRNADLSRAKLVRSQLDKADLRNANLTGAYIEDWSITPQTLLHPINCDYIFLRVPTPEDPNPHRLPANWEATFKDDEFNQSMNPLLKVSNFS, from the coding sequence ATGATGGCTCAAGAATACCGTCGTGCAAAACTTAGAGGAAAATCATTTAAAGGGCAAGATTTGACTGGTGTAGATTTTTCCAATTCTGACATTCGCGGTACCGACTTCACTAATGCTATTCTCAGAGATGCAAATTTCAGCCATACGAAATCAGGTTTGCAACGCCGTTGGGCAATTATTCTAATTTTCTTGTCGCTACTGCTCTGTGCGGTATCGGGTTTGATGTCGGCTATTGGTGGTTCTTTAGTAGGATTTATTTTAGTTGATAGTGCGCGCTCCAATGTTTATGTCGGCGCTTCTTGTTTAATTATTCTCTTAATATACTTTTTGCTAAGCATCGGCAAAGGAGTATTATCTGCTTGCGTATTCTTGGCGGTAACTATTGCCTTAGCCATAGTCGCAGCAGTCTCATGGGCTGGCTTTGTAGCCGTCTTCTGGAGCGGATTAGCAACAACTTCAGAGGCAACGCAAATTGCACCGATAGTCGCAGTTGTCACTATGGGAACTGTAGCCGTCATCGTGACTGCGGTGGGAGCGGTATGCGTAACAATTTCAGCAGCTATTACCGGAGCCATCGCGGGAGTTTTTGCGGTAATGATAGCAGTGATGATAGCCGGAGTAGTCGCCGGTGCTGTATCGGTGTATGCGATGATGGTAAATCCAGTTGCGGGAGTAGTTGCCGGTATTGTTTCGCTAGTGCTAGTAATCCTGTCTGCTTTTATTGGCATTACCGCTATTTCTGAAGATAAAAAGCAGAATTTCGTTCGTAAAATCGCTATTTCTTTAACCACTAGATACGGTACTAGTTTTCGCAATGCTGATTTAACAGATGCTGACTTTACCCAAGCCAAACTCAAGAGCGCTAATTTTACCAAAGCCAAAATCAAACGCACTAACTGGTTTGAAATCAAAGAGGTTCATTTAGCAGCAGTAAATACAACTTATTTAGAAAATGCCCAAATGCGCGAGCTAGTTGTCAATAAAAATTTACAAAATAAAATATTTGATGGTTGGAACTTGCGGGGAATCAATTTACAAGGGGCAAACCTCAAAGATGCCAGTTTTGTTGGAGCAAATTTAAATCAAACCAATTTGCGAAATGCCGATTTATCTAGAGCAAAACTTGTGCGATCGCAATTAGACAAAGCGGATTTAAGAAACGCTAATCTCACGGGAGCCTATATAGAAGATTGGAGCATAACTCCACAAACTCTCCTACATCCCATCAATTGCGATTATATATTTTTACGGGTGCCAACTCCAGAAGACCCAAATCCCCATCGTCTACCGGCAAATTGGGAAGCAACTTTCAAGGATGATGAATTTAATCAATCGATGAATCCTCTATTGAAAGTTTCAAATTTTAGTTAA
- the def gene encoding peptide deformylase: MSSAIAVEKKKLKNPPLQLHYLGDKVLRQPAKRISKVDEEIRKLAREMLQTMYSSDGIGLAAPQVGIHKQLIVIDIEPDNPANPPLILINPIIKKSFGDICVEQEGCLSIPGVYLDVKRPEMIEVAYKDENGRPQSLKAGGLLGRCIQHEMDHLNGVVFVDRVENALALTQELSKNGFSHQAVKSIV, translated from the coding sequence ATGTCCTCTGCGATCGCTGTTGAGAAAAAAAAGTTAAAAAATCCGCCCTTGCAACTTCATTACTTGGGGGATAAGGTTCTAAGACAACCTGCCAAACGTATATCAAAAGTAGACGAAGAAATTCGTAAGTTGGCGCGAGAAATGCTGCAAACTATGTACAGCAGCGATGGTATTGGTTTAGCAGCACCCCAAGTAGGAATTCACAAACAACTTATCGTTATAGATATTGAACCAGATAACCCAGCCAATCCTCCCCTAATTTTAATCAATCCCATTATTAAAAAATCTTTTGGTGACATCTGCGTAGAACAAGAAGGATGTCTGAGCATACCCGGTGTTTACCTAGATGTTAAACGTCCCGAAATGATTGAAGTTGCTTATAAAGATGAAAATGGTCGTCCTCAAAGCTTGAAAGCTGGAGGTTTACTCGGACGTTGCATCCAACACGAGATGGATCATCTTAACGGTGTTGTATTTGTAGATCGAGTCGAAAACGCTTTAGCACTAACCCAAGAACTATCAAAGAATGGTTTTTCCCATCAAGCTGTAAAATCAATAGTATAG
- a CDS encoding PD-(D/E)XK nuclease family protein, with the protein MTSVFNSSQSQLIRLSQGQLNLLESCPRKFQHTYLEQLRPPLDPKYEEKQLLGSRFHLLMQQQEMGLKIGSFLQTDSQLQSWMNTFASIAPDIVTPTDNSETFRESEHYRTLQIQDYLLTAIYDLLIADKEKAQILDWKTYRQPPSKRKLQYDWQTRLYMYVLAETSTYQPENISMTYWFVQSESKPHSIKFSYSSTQHQQTKKKLDGHLKKLTKWLQAYQQGEQLPQVSEGSKTCTYCQYASRCGRVAANFAQKSSSHDLLGVNNTLLNLANIEEVPL; encoded by the coding sequence ATGACATCCGTATTCAATTCTAGCCAAAGTCAATTAATAAGACTTTCTCAAGGACAGCTTAACTTATTAGAAAGTTGTCCCCGTAAATTTCAACATACTTATTTAGAACAACTTCGTCCTCCTCTCGATCCAAAGTATGAGGAAAAGCAGTTGCTAGGAAGTCGCTTTCACTTGCTAATGCAGCAGCAAGAAATGGGTTTGAAAATTGGTAGTTTTTTGCAAACCGATAGTCAATTGCAAAGCTGGATGAATACTTTTGCCAGTATCGCACCAGATATTGTAACCCCCACTGACAATAGCGAAACTTTCCGAGAAAGCGAACATTATCGCACCCTACAAATACAAGACTATTTACTTACCGCTATTTATGATTTATTAATTGCAGACAAGGAAAAAGCCCAGATTCTTGACTGGAAAACTTATCGGCAACCACCTTCAAAACGCAAGCTGCAATATGATTGGCAAACACGTCTTTACATGTACGTACTAGCCGAAACTAGCACCTACCAGCCAGAAAATATTTCCATGACTTATTGGTTTGTGCAATCGGAAAGCAAACCACACAGTATTAAATTCAGCTATAGTTCTACCCAGCATCAACAAACTAAAAAGAAACTCGATGGTCATTTAAAGAAACTAACTAAATGGCTGCAAGCTTATCAACAAGGAGAACAGCTACCTCAAGTCTCCGAAGGTAGTAAAACCTGTACTTATTGTCAGTATGCTTCTCGCTGTGGAAGAGTTGCTGCTAATTTCGCTCAAAAATCATCGTCTCATGATTTACTCGGAGTTAATAACACTTTACTCAACTTAGCTAACATTGAAGAAGTACCTCTTTAG
- the recJ gene encoding single-stranded-DNA-specific exonuclease RecJ, producing the protein MSEQQWILKSTEEPPKWFLEIVKKQLPGSKGNFAAQLLWQREIRDITQLENYINPQNYQPASPFEFGQEIQLAVERLQQARNNSEKVAIWGDFDADGITSTAVLWDGLGQFFPKNTQLTYYIPNRLTESHGLNISGIEKLNQQGYRLIVTCDTGSTNIDEIIYANSIGIDIIVTDHHTLLPERPPVTAIINPRSLADSHQLFHLSGVAVAYKLIEALYLSFPQIPQQPLEDLLDLVAVGLIADLVQLSGDCRYLAQIGIQQLQQDFKKPPAARRRPGVGRLLELCQKNGDRPTDISFGLGPRINAVSRIQGDASFCVELLTSSDQKRVCELAEVTELANTRRKSLQKDVARHVTQKLSQMDLSTTSVIVLADPQWAVGVLGLVAGQVAQDTGRPTILLSTEVAEEEDNVEFSSPSSPSPPLLARGSARSVNSVDLYKLVKAQEHLLHRFGGHPFAAGLSMPVENIPLFTEAINQRLRQITGGTIPKPVVEADLIVTVADLGKELFLELKLLEPCGMGNPVPKLLIKNCWFENIWHRNQQDARGKKIQYIKTEFGIRDDSSKNSFPGIWWGHYKDELPPQKCDCIVELDYNTFKRRYEIRLIAVRAAKNAINAVSQDLLSILDWRNTSPNNYPSLSESPLILKECPTRWDDLRIWLRRSFYKQQPLALAWTKPNPKPPEKTWLELVGITKYLCRTNQTATRIQLLDKLSITSQTLHVGFQALKALGFTILSQDNYLVFGQKDNTNTTFELEAAIDKFTAAVREEQFQKNYFDKVPITIINYQLSSIS; encoded by the coding sequence ATGTCCGAACAACAGTGGATTCTTAAATCAACGGAAGAGCCTCCAAAATGGTTCTTAGAAATCGTAAAAAAACAGCTTCCTGGATCAAAAGGAAACTTCGCAGCCCAATTATTATGGCAGCGAGAAATTAGAGATATAACTCAATTAGAAAATTATATTAATCCCCAAAATTATCAACCTGCTAGTCCCTTTGAATTTGGGCAAGAAATACAATTAGCAGTCGAAAGACTGCAACAAGCGCGAAACAACAGCGAAAAAGTTGCTATTTGGGGAGACTTCGACGCTGACGGCATTACTTCTACTGCAGTATTGTGGGATGGGTTGGGACAATTTTTTCCGAAAAATACGCAACTAACTTATTACATACCCAACCGTTTGACAGAATCCCACGGATTAAATATTTCCGGCATCGAAAAACTTAATCAGCAAGGATATCGACTCATAGTTACTTGCGATACTGGCAGCACAAATATAGATGAAATTATCTATGCAAATAGCATAGGTATAGATATTATTGTTACCGACCACCATACATTACTACCAGAACGTCCCCCCGTCACAGCAATTATTAACCCCCGAAGCTTAGCCGATTCCCATCAGCTATTTCATCTTTCCGGCGTAGCTGTAGCTTACAAACTCATCGAAGCTCTTTATCTAAGTTTTCCACAGATACCGCAACAGCCATTAGAAGACTTATTAGATTTAGTCGCAGTGGGATTAATAGCCGACTTAGTACAACTGAGTGGAGATTGTCGATATTTAGCACAAATAGGAATTCAACAACTGCAACAAGATTTCAAAAAACCGCCAGCAGCAAGAAGAAGACCAGGAGTCGGAAGGCTGCTAGAATTGTGCCAGAAAAACGGCGATCGCCCTACAGATATTTCCTTTGGCTTGGGACCTCGAATTAATGCTGTCAGCCGCATTCAAGGAGACGCAAGCTTTTGTGTAGAACTACTAACCAGCAGCGACCAAAAGCGCGTTTGCGAACTCGCAGAAGTCACCGAACTCGCGAACACCCGTCGTAAATCGCTGCAAAAAGACGTAGCCCGTCACGTCACTCAGAAGCTTTCACAAATGGACTTATCAACCACCAGCGTTATAGTCCTTGCAGACCCCCAATGGGCAGTAGGCGTTCTGGGATTAGTGGCAGGGCAAGTAGCCCAAGATACGGGAAGACCGACGATTTTGTTAAGTACGGAAGTAGCCGAGGAAGAAGACAATGTAGAATTTTCTTCCCCCTCTTCCCCCTCTCCCCCTCTCCTCGCAAGAGGTTCCGCACGTTCGGTTAACTCAGTTGATTTATATAAATTAGTCAAAGCCCAGGAGCATTTACTACATCGTTTCGGAGGACATCCTTTTGCAGCAGGTTTAAGTATGCCGGTGGAAAATATTCCTTTATTTACAGAAGCAATAAACCAAAGGTTGCGACAAATAACTGGAGGTACCATACCAAAACCTGTAGTTGAAGCAGACTTAATCGTAACTGTTGCCGACCTCGGTAAAGAATTATTTCTAGAATTAAAATTACTTGAACCCTGCGGTATGGGTAATCCAGTACCAAAACTATTGATAAAAAACTGTTGGTTTGAAAATATTTGGCATCGCAATCAGCAAGATGCGCGAGGAAAAAAAATCCAGTATATCAAAACAGAATTCGGCATTCGCGACGATTCTAGCAAAAATAGTTTTCCTGGTATCTGGTGGGGACATTATAAAGACGAATTACCACCACAAAAATGCGATTGTATAGTCGAGTTAGATTACAACACTTTTAAAAGACGTTACGAAATTAGACTTATAGCAGTACGGGCTGCCAAAAACGCCATCAATGCAGTCTCTCAAGATTTATTATCAATTTTAGATTGGCGCAATACGTCTCCTAATAACTATCCATCATTATCCGAGTCTCCCCTTATCCTCAAAGAATGTCCGACTCGCTGGGATGATTTGCGGATATGGTTGAGACGTTCATTTTACAAACAGCAACCGCTAGCATTAGCATGGACAAAACCAAATCCTAAACCACCAGAAAAAACATGGCTGGAACTTGTAGGCATAACCAAATATTTGTGCCGCACAAATCAAACTGCAACTCGAATACAGCTTTTAGACAAACTATCTATTACTAGCCAAACATTACATGTCGGTTTTCAAGCTTTAAAAGCATTAGGATTTACAATCCTTTCACAAGACAATTATTTAGTATTCGGTCAGAAAGATAATACAAATACTACCTTTGAATTAGAAGCTGCGATAGATAAATTTACAGCAGCAGTACGCGAAGAGCAATTTCAAAAAAACTACTTTGACAAAGTACCTATTACAATTATTAATTATCAATTGTCATCTATCAGTTAA
- a CDS encoding YdcF family protein, with translation MNRKVKNKHFSRVKSQHQRWCRFLQKFTISVSIFIAIWLFFTTITVFFASSKPIDAFFVLGGSIKREMYVAELAKKYPQTPILISSGSEDPCIWLIFQRETVPTEKVWLEKCANSTFDNFYYSIPILQQWGVRKVKLITSTTHLPRAKLMAQILFGSHRMWVEPDIIQEKGIPGNREYWWKTGLDVTRSIFWAGVSQVMKPKCSKVIQLNQVNLQEWKNRGFKCERQGNLEI, from the coding sequence ATGAATCGTAAAGTAAAAAATAAGCACTTTTCGAGAGTAAAAAGCCAGCATCAAAGATGGTGTCGTTTTTTACAAAAGTTTACGATTAGTGTTAGCATATTTATTGCTATCTGGTTATTTTTTACTACTATAACTGTCTTTTTTGCATCTTCCAAGCCTATAGATGCTTTTTTTGTTCTAGGTGGAAGTATCAAACGAGAAATGTACGTTGCCGAATTAGCAAAAAAATACCCTCAGACTCCCATTTTAATTTCCAGTGGTTCGGAAGACCCTTGTATTTGGCTAATATTTCAACGAGAAACAGTACCTACAGAAAAGGTTTGGTTGGAAAAATGTGCTAATTCTACTTTTGATAACTTTTACTATAGTATTCCAATTTTACAGCAATGGGGTGTGCGTAAAGTAAAGCTAATTACCTCTACAACACATTTACCAAGAGCAAAATTAATGGCACAAATACTTTTTGGTTCTCACCGAATGTGGGTAGAACCTGACATAATTCAAGAAAAAGGGATTCCTGGAAATCGCGAATACTGGTGGAAAACTGGTTTAGATGTGACTCGCAGCATATTTTGGGCAGGTGTTAGTCAAGTCATGAAACCAAAATGTTCTAAAGTTATACAACTTAATCAAGTTAATTTACAAGAATGGAAAAATCGCGGCTTTAAGTGCGAACGTCAAGGAAATTTAGAAATATGA